ATCAATATGCTTCCAGGAGTTGCCGCCATCTTCGGTGCGCATGATGGTGCCGCCTGAGCCGACGACTACACCGCGTTTCGCGTCAAAGAAGGTCACGTCTTCCAGCCAGGCACGGGTCTTCGAAGGCTGCCCTTGCCAGGTTTCGCCGCCGTCTTCGGTGCGCATGATCGTGCCGCGAGCGCCGACCACCCAACCAAGCTTTGGAGAAACGAACCAAAGGCCGGTGAGGTCTTCGGGAATTCCCGTTTCGAGTTTATGCCACACGATGCCGCCATTCGACGTGCGCAGAATTGTGCCGTGATCACCGGCGACCCAACCGTTGGCCGCGTCGGTGAAAGCCACCGCGTTCAGCCGCTCGCGCGTTCCCGAAGGTCTTACTGTCCAGCTTTTCCCGCCTGACGAAGTCGCCAGAATTTTTCCGCGCGCGCCGACGGCCCATCCGCGCGAGTCATCGGCAAAGAAAATGTCCCCGATGTCGTCGCGTCCGCCTTCGGTCAGACGCTCCCAACCCAGTCCACCATCATCGCTGCGCACGACCAGACCGTCACCGCCGGCGGCCCATCCCGTGTTCGCGTCTGAGAAATAAATCGTGACGAGGCGCGGGTTGGTGCGAATGCTTGCCGGAATCCAGAGCCTTCCCCCGTTACCGGTGCTCAACACGACGCCGTTGTCACCGGCGATCCAGCCGTTCTTCTGATCAGAAAAGTAGACCGTCAGCAGATCGCTTTTCATGCCAATGTCCAGAGGCTCCCAGGTGGCGCCGCCGTCATCACTCAACAACACACGACCGCCGTAACCGACGGCGATGGGGCGTTCAGGAGTAATGAAGGTGACGCCAGTCAAAGGCTGCGGGCCAAGCCGCACGGTCTCTTTCCAGTTCTTCCCGCCATCGGTCGTGCGTAAGATCGTGCCGCGTTCACCCGCTGCTAACCCTGTCGTCCTGTTGGTGAATGAAACCGAAAAGAGGTGCGCGCGCGTGGAACTGAGTTGCGGTGACCAGGTCTGGCCGCCATCCGTCGTCGCGACCACGGCCCCGTAAGTTCCGACGGCCCATCCGCGCGCCGGATCGTCAGCCGCGAATGTCACTGAGTACAGATGATCCTTCGTCGGCACCGGGACTTGCGTCCAACGCTTGCCGCCGTTCGTGGTGCGTAAGATCGTGCCGCGCGCGCCGACGGCAATCGCCCGGCGGCGATCGAAAACGTGCAGTCCGCTCAGCGTCGTAACAATGCGGGTGCGCTGGCTAGCCCATGAAAAGCCGCCGTCAGTTGTGTAAAGAATTACTCCGTCGGATCCGACCGCCCATCCGTGGCGCTGATCTTTGGCAAATCTGATGGCCGCGATCGCGTTGCCCTGCGGCAGAGGGTTCTGCCATTCCCATCCACGATCAGCGGATTGAGCGCTCGTCACTGCTGCCCCCGCAAAGACGATGAGCGCGACGAAACAACCCGTGATGATTTTTGCCGATAATCCGTTCACGTTTTGAGCTTTAAGTGACGCCTGGGATTAACGCCGATTATAGATTCGGAGGCGATGGAAAGCGAGACTCAACGGGATTGCGGGATTTGCGCCTCTGGCGCAGCACAGTGCGGAAAGGCTATGCCTTTCCGGTTCGCCTGAGTTTATTCTTTCACGCCGAGGCTCAGCCTCGGCGGAAGAGTGAGTATATTACTAGCCGGTAAGCCGCAGGCTTACCGCACTGTGCTGCGGCCAAGCCGCAGGGGATGGCATTTCTACAGGGGTGATTGTCAGCCTCAAAGGGAGGCAACTAGAACAATTGCTCGTCATCGGCCTCTTCCGGCTCAATGACGCCAATCTTGTCCACGGCATCCTGCAACACCGCGGGCTCGACATGGCCGAGCGCCGCGATCTTACGCGCAGCTTTGTCGGCCGCCTCCTGGATCACGTGGCCGACGTGACCCTGAGACCACTGCCACTCAACCTGATGACGCTCGGCGGCTTCATCCAGACGCTTCCACCAATCGTGATTCGTCTTGCGGCGAAAGCGGCCGCTCATCGTCTCAACGACGTACTTCGAATCCGTGTGCAGACGAACGCGGCAAGGTTCTTTCAAAGCTTCCAGGCCCAGCGCAGCCGCGGCGATCTCGGCCTGTTGATTAGTGGCTTTGCCCAGGTAAATTCCAAACGCGCGCCAAAGACCTTTAAAGCCGAGCAGAGCCACCCCCGCCGCGCGCGCCACATCACGGCCATTGCCGAGGCTCGAGCCGTCGCAGAAGATCGTCACTTGCTTTGCTGGTCGTCGATCGCTCTCAGGTTCCATCCGGCGCGAGCCTAACACGGCCTGAACGGTTTTTGCAGTGAGATTGGAAAGCGTAGGATGTAGCTACAAGCTGCGAAGCAGCGGTTGTAGCTAAGCCGAAGGCGAGGCTCTGCGAGCCTTGGGTTACCAGCAAACAGAATTTTGTAGGAGCCGCGAAGCGGCGACCAATCCTCAACGGGGCAGTCGAGTTGATTCTGCCTCGAAAATAAAAACGTTAACCCGAGACTGAGATGTCGCCCGCTTCGCGGGCTCCGCTAATCAAAAGGGCCTGTTTCCAAAGGCTCGCAAAGCATCACCCTTGGGCTTAACTAAGACCGCTGCTTCGCAGCTCGACGAGTCAAAGGCCACCCGCTGCCATACCGAAACTAGTCCCAAGGGAGCACGTACCCTAGAATACCGCCGATGATTCTGCAGGCGCTGCAATTGACCACACGCGATCCGGCGCGAGCCTGTCTGCTGGCGCGGATGGCGGGGTGGATTGTTGTCCTCTCGATGCTGGCGAGACTATTGCCGCTATCCCGCGCGCTCCAGATCGTTTCGACAGAGGTCCGGCAGAAATCGACCAACGTCGATCCAGTTCAGTTCTCATCGGCGATCGACGCATTGCTTGAATCCAACGTCTTTGTTTTCAAACCGAGTTGTTGGAAACGCGCGACGGTGCTGCACCGGTACTTAGCGCTGGCCGGCGTGGCCACCACAATTCGTTTCGGCGTAAGAAAAGATGCCGACCGCGAATTGAAAGGACATGCGTGGCTGGAATTGAATGGGAAGCCAATCCTGGAAAGCTCGCCGCCCACCTACACGGTTACCTACTCGTTCCCATCGGATCAACAGTTTGAAGGCGACCTGGCAGTACTCGCCAGCTCTTAACTGACACGAAGAGCGTCTTATGAAGACGACTGGCACAGACTTCAGTCAGTGATATTAGGAAGAACCACAGACAAGAGTCTGTGCCACTCTTCGGTAACTATCTCCCGAAAACAGATTCCTTAAAATGGGCTGGCGGGAACTTTCGGGCCTGCCAGCAATTCGCCCTTGGTGCACTTGCCGGATTCGAGGTCGATGGACGCGACGATGATAGGAGGCGGGTTTCTGCGTTTATCTCTAATCACGTCCATGTCGGTTTGCACCTGCGCCTTCGGCGAGTTCTTCGGCGGCTCCTCGTTTTGCGGTGGGCTCAATTTTGGAATGGCTTCGGCGGTAAGCAAAAGCCTGGCGGGGCCGTTAGCTGAGGCGCGGTACTCCACGGAAGGATTCGCAAAGCTGCCGATGCACTTTTGAATAAGTCGGTCGGCGGTCTTTCTCGAAATAGTTCGCTTGATCTCGGAAGTCACGCCCAGAGTTGCCGTGACGCTGTGAGTATCACTGCGCTTGCCGTTTGCGGTGTAGTAACCCAACACGTCTGTAACAGTCGTTGCATATTCGTTGACTGAAAAACTCCACACCACCCGTCGATCGCCGGATCGGTTTACAACCTGGACCAGCGTGAAGTGGCGATCGAAATAGGCTGAAGACATGCCGCTGCGCACGATCGCATCGCGCGAGCCGGCGACGAGCGCGCGCTCAGCTTGGCTGAGCTTGATGATCGTTTGCGTGGATTGCGCGGGCGTGGTCGAACCGTGAACCGGCGCCACGGACAAGAACGCGCCGACCAAGATCATCAGTACTGCCGGTCTTCGCATTGTCGTCGTCATTCTAAATCGCCGGAATTGGAGTGTGCGAATCCGCAAATGTCGCGCACTTGTGCTAACTTGTTGCCGACAAACCAGCTTCATAACCCATCGCGGAGGACATCATGGCAGAGCAGGACTTCGACAAGAAAGCCGTTGTCGCGCTTCTCAATGAAATCTTGGAAACCGAACTCGCCGGCGTCGTGCGTTACACGCACTATTCGCTGATGATTTTCGGCCACAATCGCATTCCGATCGTAAGCTGGCTGCGCGGCGAAGCCAACGTCTGCCTGGCGCATGCGAACGAAGCCGGCGAGCTGGTTACGCATCTCGGCGAGCATCCGTCACTTAAGATTGGCGCCTTGCTCGAGAGCGAACAGCATTCGGTGCAGGACATTCTGCTCGAGTCTTTGGAAGCAGAGAAGACCGGCCTGGCCCTTTACAAACGCTTGCTCGATGTCGTGCGCGACCGTTCCGTCTTCATCGAAGAGTATGCGCGCAGAATGATCGCGGAAGAAGAAATGCACATGGGCGAAGTCAACAAGATGCTGCGCAAGCCGGGCGAGATCCACCGGTTCAAGCCGGAATAAATTTCCCTCATGCCGAGACCCGAACGGACTGTCGAGTCAATGAGATTGCTTCAGGACTGGAGCAAGTGGCTCATCAGTCTTGAGACGGTAGTCTGCATCAGCCTCTGGCCGAAACTAACCAGCACACCCGCGCCATCGGGTCTGATGTATGCGGGCTGGATGATGTTTTGGGCCTCAATCATCATCGCCGCAATCCTGCTGTTGTGCATCTCGCTGTTCGTGCGGCGCGTGGACGAATCAGGCGACCGCGACATAAAAATCGTTTGGCTCATCGTGGGCGTGCAGTATGCATGCTTCCTTTTGGGACTCGCTTGCTTTGCTTTGAACCTGCTGATCTTTTGGCTGGGTGTCTGACAAAGATCAATGATGAGGCAAGGATCAAGATTGGCGATCGTGCTCAGTTTGCTGGT
The nucleotide sequence above comes from Pyrinomonadaceae bacterium. Encoded proteins:
- a CDS encoding YCF48-related protein, with the protein product MNGLSAKIITGCFVALIVFAGAAVTSAQSADRGWEWQNPLPQGNAIAAIRFAKDQRHGWAVGSDGVILYTTDGGFSWASQRTRIVTTLSGLHVFDRRRAIAVGARGTILRTTNGGKRWTQVPVPTKDHLYSVTFAADDPARGWAVGTYGAVVATTDGGQTWSPQLSSTRAHLFSVSFTNRTTGLAAGERGTILRTTDGGKNWKETVRLGPQPLTGVTFITPERPIAVGYGGRVLLSDDGGATWEPLDIGMKSDLLTVYFSDQKNGWIAGDNGVVLSTGNGGRLWIPASIRTNPRLVTIYFSDANTGWAAGGDGLVVRSDDGGLGWERLTEGGRDDIGDIFFADDSRGWAVGARGKILATSSGGKSWTVRPSGTRERLNAVAFTDAANGWVAGDHGTILRTSNGGIVWHKLETGIPEDLTGLWFVSPKLGWVVGARGTIMRTEDGGETWQGQPSKTRAWLEDVTFFDAKRGVVVGSGGTIMRTEDGGNSWKHIDLNLKEWLYSVAFADDKTGYAVGEKGIILRTDDGGVKWKDQESGVSSNLFAVSTASRDDAMAAGDHGLVLATKDGGVAWASQPTITSTSLFAVAYHGGSDTWIAGRGGAILRRTTSLATVSLPSAKLPPLLRGGRSKVKNENTEGDPDDIPRAVRPQLKPQKP
- a CDS encoding RNase H family protein, with amino-acid sequence MEPESDRRPAKQVTIFCDGSSLGNGRDVARAAGVALLGFKGLWRAFGIYLGKATNQQAEIAAAALGLEALKEPCRVRLHTDSKYVVETMSGRFRRKTNHDWWKRLDEAAERHQVEWQWSQGHVGHVIQEAADKAARKIAALGHVEPAVLQDAVDKIGVIEPEEADDEQLF
- a CDS encoding lasso peptide biosynthesis B2 protein, producing MILQALQLTTRDPARACLLARMAGWIVVLSMLARLLPLSRALQIVSTEVRQKSTNVDPVQFSSAIDALLESNVFVFKPSCWKRATVLHRYLALAGVATTIRFGVRKDADRELKGHAWLELNGKPILESSPPTYTVTYSFPSDQQFEGDLAVLASS
- a CDS encoding ferritin-like domain-containing protein → MAEQDFDKKAVVALLNEILETELAGVVRYTHYSLMIFGHNRIPIVSWLRGEANVCLAHANEAGELVTHLGEHPSLKIGALLESEQHSVQDILLESLEAEKTGLALYKRLLDVVRDRSVFIEEYARRMIAEEEMHMGEVNKMLRKPGEIHRFKPE